A portion of the Pseudarthrobacter sp. L1SW genome contains these proteins:
- a CDS encoding ABC transporter substrate-binding protein → MRRPVFAAALCCTLALTACSGVTGNARVETAEASGDGTLRIGLILDNTGDSSFLNPPQAAAAKLAVKEINAAGGHKGRPVELLPFEAGQDAAAQAQALVQAKADVVIGPTDSSHAKSAVDILSRARTPLISPANTAAGLSTIPSGGYYFRTAAADVAQGPVLVKLAKDAGAATISVMFQEGAYGSDVSAAVADSAQQAGLEVVATAGFKPGEAGNAAAAARAADPDAVILVARDGAQGALAELNNAAVAGSRIILSDGAFGRYASKLGTKALEGARAVVPGELPAAAFQERLLGIDPGLKDVSFAAETYDAAILAALAAAKAEDDSGRSIAANLVAVSGGTAAGTAGGTESAPGTPCPSYKECLAAKASGTGINYDGESGPVAFDANGDITSATFTVFTYGADNNPTPSGRETAGRAG, encoded by the coding sequence ATGCGTCGTCCTGTTTTCGCCGCAGCCCTCTGCTGCACACTGGCCCTCACCGCCTGTTCCGGCGTCACCGGAAATGCACGCGTGGAAACAGCGGAGGCATCCGGGGACGGCACGCTGCGGATTGGCCTCATCCTGGACAACACCGGGGACAGCAGCTTCCTGAACCCGCCCCAGGCGGCCGCCGCCAAGCTCGCCGTCAAGGAAATCAACGCGGCCGGCGGGCACAAAGGCCGGCCCGTGGAACTGCTGCCCTTCGAGGCCGGCCAGGACGCGGCAGCACAAGCCCAGGCTTTGGTCCAGGCCAAGGCGGACGTGGTGATCGGCCCCACCGACTCCAGCCACGCCAAATCGGCCGTGGACATCCTCTCCAGGGCCAGGACGCCGCTGATCTCGCCGGCCAACACCGCGGCGGGGCTCAGCACCATCCCCAGCGGCGGGTACTACTTCCGGACGGCGGCCGCCGACGTCGCACAGGGGCCGGTGCTGGTTAAGCTCGCCAAGGACGCGGGCGCCGCCACCATCTCCGTCATGTTCCAGGAAGGTGCCTACGGCAGCGATGTCTCCGCCGCCGTCGCCGATTCCGCCCAACAGGCCGGCCTGGAAGTGGTTGCCACGGCGGGCTTCAAGCCGGGTGAAGCGGGAAACGCCGCCGCGGCCGCCCGCGCAGCGGACCCTGACGCCGTCATCCTGGTGGCGCGCGACGGCGCGCAGGGTGCCCTGGCTGAACTCAACAACGCGGCCGTTGCCGGTTCCAGGATCATCCTCAGCGACGGCGCATTCGGCCGGTACGCGTCCAAGCTGGGAACCAAGGCCCTGGAGGGTGCCCGGGCCGTGGTCCCCGGTGAGCTGCCAGCCGCAGCATTCCAGGAAAGGCTCCTCGGCATCGATCCCGGCCTGAAGGACGTGTCCTTCGCAGCGGAGACATACGACGCCGCGATCCTCGCGGCCCTGGCGGCGGCCAAAGCCGAGGACGACTCCGGCCGCTCCATCGCAGCAAACCTGGTTGCCGTCTCAGGCGGGACGGCTGCCGGGACCGCTGGCGGGACTGAATCGGCGCCGGGCACGCCCTGCCCCAGCTACAAGGAATGCCTGGCAGCGAAGGCTTCCGGTACGGGCATCAACTACGACGGCGAATCCGGCCCGGTTGCCTTCGACGCCAATGGCGACATCACCTCGGCAACGTTCACTGTGTTCACCTACGGGGCAGACAACAACCCGACGCCCAGCGGCCGCGAAACGGCGGGCCGCGCCGGCTGA
- the groL gene encoding chaperonin GroEL (60 kDa chaperone family; promotes refolding of misfolded polypeptides especially under stressful conditions; forms two stacked rings of heptamers to form a barrel-shaped 14mer; ends can be capped by GroES; misfolded proteins enter the barrel where they are refolded when GroES binds) — protein sequence MAKIIAFDEEARRGLERGLNILADAVKVTLGPRGRNVVLEKKWGAPTITNDGVSIAKEIELDDPYEKIGAELVKEVAKKTDDVAGDGTTTATVLAQALVKEGLRNVAAGADPLSLKRGIEKAVEAVTAELLNSAKEIETKEEIAATASISAGDEEIGALIAEALDKVGKEGVITVEESNTFGLELELTEGMRFDKGYISAYFVTDAERQETVLEDPYILIVNSKISNVKELVAVLEKVMQSNKPLLIIAEDIEGEALATLIVNKIRGTFKSVAVKAPGFGDRRKAQLADIAVLTGGQVISEEVGLKLENAGLELLGKARKVVVTKDETTIVEGAGDADQIAGRVSQIRAEIENSDSDYDREKLQERLAKLAGGVAVIKAGAATEVELKERKHRIEDAVRNAKAAVEEGIVAGGGVALIQAGAKAFANLQLSGDEATGANIVRVAIDAPLKQIAFNAGMEPGVVVDKVRGLPAGHGLNAATGEYVDLLAAGVNDPVKVTRSALQNAASIAGLFLTTEAVVADKPEKNPAPVGGGDDMGGMGGF from the coding sequence ATGGCCAAGATCATTGCATTTGATGAAGAGGCACGCCGCGGCCTTGAGCGGGGCCTGAATATCCTCGCCGACGCCGTTAAGGTCACCCTCGGCCCGCGTGGACGCAACGTCGTCCTCGAAAAGAAGTGGGGCGCCCCCACGATCACCAACGATGGTGTTTCCATCGCCAAGGAGATCGAGCTGGACGATCCCTACGAGAAGATCGGCGCCGAGCTGGTCAAGGAAGTTGCCAAGAAGACCGACGACGTCGCTGGCGACGGAACCACCACCGCTACCGTGCTGGCCCAGGCCCTGGTCAAGGAAGGCCTGCGCAACGTCGCCGCCGGCGCCGACCCGCTGTCCCTCAAGCGCGGCATCGAGAAGGCCGTTGAGGCCGTCACCGCCGAACTGCTGAACTCCGCCAAGGAAATCGAAACCAAGGAAGAGATCGCCGCCACGGCGTCCATCTCCGCCGGTGACGAAGAAATCGGCGCCCTCATTGCCGAAGCCCTGGACAAGGTGGGCAAGGAAGGCGTCATCACGGTCGAGGAATCCAACACCTTCGGCCTGGAGCTGGAGCTCACCGAAGGCATGCGCTTCGACAAGGGCTACATCTCCGCCTACTTCGTGACTGACGCTGAGCGCCAGGAGACGGTCCTCGAGGATCCGTACATCCTGATCGTCAACTCCAAGATCTCCAACGTCAAGGAACTGGTTGCAGTCCTCGAAAAGGTCATGCAGTCCAACAAGCCGCTGCTGATCATTGCCGAGGACATCGAGGGCGAGGCCCTGGCCACCCTGATCGTCAACAAGATCCGCGGCACCTTCAAGTCCGTCGCCGTCAAGGCCCCGGGCTTCGGTGACCGCCGCAAGGCGCAGCTTGCCGACATCGCTGTCCTCACCGGCGGCCAGGTCATCTCCGAGGAAGTCGGACTCAAGCTGGAAAACGCCGGCCTGGAACTCCTGGGCAAGGCACGCAAGGTTGTTGTCACCAAGGACGAGACCACCATCGTCGAAGGTGCCGGCGACGCCGACCAGATCGCTGGCCGCGTGTCCCAGATCCGCGCCGAGATCGAGAACTCCGATTCGGACTACGACCGCGAGAAGCTGCAGGAACGCCTGGCCAAGCTGGCCGGCGGCGTCGCAGTCATCAAGGCCGGTGCCGCAACCGAGGTTGAGCTCAAGGAGCGCAAGCACCGCATCGAAGACGCAGTGCGCAACGCCAAGGCTGCTGTTGAAGAAGGCATCGTTGCCGGTGGCGGCGTGGCCCTCATCCAGGCCGGCGCCAAGGCATTCGCCAACCTGCAGCTGTCCGGCGACGAGGCCACCGGTGCCAACATCGTCCGTGTTGCCATCGATGCTCCGCTGAAGCAGATCGCCTTCAACGCCGGCATGGAGCCGGGCGTTGTGGTGGACAAGGTCCGCGGCCTGCCCGCAGGACACGGCCTGAACGCCGCAACCGGCGAGTACGTCGACCTGCTGGCTGCCGGCGTGAACGACCCCGTCAAGGTAACCCGCTCTGCCCTGCAGAACGCGGCTTCCATTGCCGGCCTGTTCCTTACCACCGAAGCTGTGGTTGCCGACAAGCCGGAGAAGAACCCGGCCCCCGTTGGCGGCGGCGATGACATGGGCGGCATGGGCGGCTTCTAA
- a CDS encoding ribonuclease HI family protein encodes MTITAAADGSALGNPGPAGWAWYVNDDCWRAGGWPHGTNNQGELMAVLDLLRATAHLPQEDLRILCDSQYVINSITKWMPGWKRKGWRKADGKPVLNVDLLKELDRELAGRKYTFEWVKGHAGHDLNEAADERARAAATAFQQGVAARSGPGFPGAHHAASHAPQASHAPAAKDAARAPRVAAAAPGAYEEPDLFSQLDNGTFGGPDTAVQPAAAVPEALVEELERELLGPLVRGDIGRTAVLLHPDFMEIGSSGRVWTRDAMMMALEDDPGERTEIEILGADRIGGDAVLLTYRSYARSGTTLRSSLWVLDGGRWRLRFHQGTPEA; translated from the coding sequence GTGACAATTACTGCAGCGGCCGACGGTTCGGCCTTGGGAAACCCCGGCCCGGCCGGCTGGGCCTGGTACGTGAACGATGATTGCTGGCGCGCCGGAGGGTGGCCCCACGGGACGAACAACCAGGGCGAGCTGATGGCGGTCCTGGATCTGCTGAGGGCCACGGCACACCTTCCCCAGGAGGACCTGCGGATCCTTTGCGACAGCCAGTATGTCATCAACTCGATCACCAAGTGGATGCCGGGATGGAAGCGCAAAGGCTGGCGCAAAGCCGACGGAAAGCCGGTCCTGAACGTGGATCTGCTCAAGGAACTGGACCGGGAGCTCGCCGGCCGGAAGTACACCTTCGAATGGGTCAAGGGGCATGCCGGGCATGACCTGAACGAAGCCGCGGACGAGCGGGCCCGGGCGGCAGCCACCGCCTTTCAGCAGGGGGTGGCCGCCCGCTCCGGGCCCGGTTTCCCCGGCGCGCACCATGCCGCATCGCACGCACCCCAGGCATCCCACGCGCCGGCGGCCAAAGACGCTGCGCGGGCACCCCGTGTTGCCGCCGCAGCGCCGGGCGCCTACGAGGAACCGGATTTGTTCAGCCAGCTGGACAACGGCACTTTCGGCGGGCCGGACACAGCGGTCCAGCCCGCCGCCGCCGTGCCGGAGGCCTTGGTGGAAGAACTGGAGCGTGAGCTGTTGGGCCCCTTGGTGCGCGGGGACATCGGCCGGACTGCTGTCCTGCTGCACCCCGATTTCATGGAAATTGGCAGCTCGGGCCGGGTGTGGACCCGGGACGCCATGATGATGGCGCTCGAAGACGACCCGGGGGAGCGCACGGAGATTGAGATTCTGGGCGCTGACCGTATTGGCGGTGACGCCGTCCTGCTGACGTACCGCAGCTACGCTCGCTCCGGCACCACCCTCCGAAGCTCACTGTGGGTGCTTGACGGAGGCCGCTGGCGACTGCGGTTCCACCAAGGCACTCCGGAGGCCTAG
- a CDS encoding WXG100 family type VII secretion target, with product MSIISVDTELLQLKSASVQATVDRISADVQAMKRGLDELQGSWRGTAATNFQALITEWTITQGRVEASLASINTALASAAATYAQAEQGNTQRFS from the coding sequence ATGAGCATCATCTCCGTCGATACCGAACTCCTTCAGTTGAAGTCCGCCAGCGTCCAGGCGACCGTGGACAGGATCAGCGCCGATGTCCAGGCGATGAAACGCGGGCTGGACGAGCTCCAGGGGTCGTGGCGCGGCACCGCCGCCACCAATTTCCAGGCGCTCATCACGGAATGGACCATCACCCAGGGACGGGTGGAAGCCTCGTTGGCGTCCATCAACACAGCGCTTGCCTCCGCCGCGGCCACCTATGCCCAAGCGGAGCAGGGCAACACCCAGCGGTTCAGCTGA
- a CDS encoding cell wall metabolism sensor histidine kinase WalK, protein MLQRWKSASLRTQLVAMIMALLIVALTVTGAGTLALLHSYLQAQVDDKLTAAVDLARQQRSFTPLQAPNPMVPTDYSLILFAPGEEPYPFGGDPESRPDISSITVQQAQERGAVPYQVRGTDGQNWRVVAVPVQNNQTTAVVVIGLPLQSVDDVLKHASLVVTGVGLLTLLLASLIASWTVSRSFRPLARVEKTAAAIAAGDLSRRVDVENPGTELGRLSRSLNAMLAHIETAFAARTASEARMRRFAADASHELRTPLVTIRGFSELYRHGALATEEDVATAMGRIESEAKRMGSMVEDLLLLARLDEQRPLQQKPVDLQLLAHDAVVDTQASSRSRAISLTGLDGGPATAAPVLGDEAKLRQVVGNLMGNALRYTPEGSPIELAVGVRAGEDGQPRSVIEVRDHGPGISEADASKVFERFYRADTSRTRETGGSGLGLAIVAAIVGSHGGSVRVENTDGGGATLVVSLPHRDDAANSGETAEAGQGSDGEVVHI, encoded by the coding sequence TGCTCATAGTCGCCCTGACGGTGACCGGAGCGGGAACGCTGGCACTGCTCCACAGTTACCTGCAGGCACAGGTGGACGACAAGTTGACCGCGGCAGTGGACCTGGCCCGGCAGCAGCGCTCCTTCACCCCGCTGCAGGCGCCCAATCCGATGGTCCCCACCGACTACTCGCTCATTCTCTTCGCGCCGGGCGAGGAACCGTACCCGTTTGGCGGCGACCCTGAAAGCCGCCCGGACATCAGCTCCATCACGGTGCAGCAGGCCCAGGAACGCGGTGCCGTTCCCTACCAGGTGCGCGGCACGGACGGGCAGAACTGGCGGGTTGTGGCAGTGCCGGTGCAGAACAACCAGACCACCGCGGTGGTGGTGATCGGGCTGCCACTGCAGAGCGTGGACGATGTCCTCAAGCACGCCTCCCTGGTGGTGACCGGGGTGGGCCTGCTGACCCTGCTGCTGGCTTCCCTCATTGCCAGCTGGACGGTGTCCCGCTCCTTCCGCCCGTTGGCCAGGGTGGAAAAGACGGCGGCGGCCATTGCCGCCGGCGACCTCTCCCGCCGTGTCGACGTCGAAAACCCCGGCACTGAACTGGGACGGCTCAGTAGGTCATTGAATGCCATGCTCGCCCATATTGAAACGGCCTTCGCGGCCCGCACCGCCTCGGAGGCAAGGATGCGGCGCTTCGCGGCGGACGCGTCCCACGAACTGCGGACCCCGCTCGTGACCATCCGTGGGTTCTCCGAGCTGTACCGGCATGGCGCCCTTGCCACCGAGGAAGACGTGGCCACCGCCATGGGAAGGATTGAAAGCGAAGCCAAGCGCATGGGTTCCATGGTGGAAGACCTCCTTCTGCTGGCCCGCCTCGACGAGCAGCGGCCGCTGCAGCAGAAGCCCGTGGACCTTCAGCTGCTCGCCCACGACGCCGTGGTGGACACGCAGGCCAGCTCCCGCTCGCGGGCGATTTCGCTGACCGGGCTCGACGGCGGCCCTGCCACGGCTGCCCCCGTGCTGGGAGACGAAGCCAAACTCCGCCAGGTGGTGGGGAACCTGATGGGCAACGCCCTGCGCTACACGCCGGAGGGCAGCCCCATCGAACTGGCTGTGGGGGTGCGTGCAGGGGAGGACGGACAGCCGCGCTCGGTCATTGAAGTGCGCGACCATGGACCCGGCATCTCCGAGGCGGACGCCTCCAAGGTCTTCGAGCGCTTCTACCGGGCGGACACCTCCCGGACCAGGGAAACCGGTGGCAGCGGACTCGGCCTTGCCATTGTGGCTGCGATCGTAGGGTCCCACGGCGGTTCCGTCAGGGTGGAAAATACCGACGGCGGCGGCGCCACCTTGGTGGTCAGCCTTCCGCACCGTGATGACGCAGCGAATAGCGGCGAGACCGCTGAGGCGGGACAGGGCAGCGACGGCGAAGTTGTCCACATATAG